A region of Myxococcus stipitatus DSM 14675 DNA encodes the following proteins:
- a CDS encoding tRNA-(ms[2]io[6]A)-hydroxylase, producing MSSRPTPSRRPLSGEGPVILHSATDPRWLPLALEHFDAVLVDHAHCEKKAAANALSLLQAYPDLPGLPAQMARLAREESAHLARVLELMDARGLTLTKDSGDPYAQGLQKLVRTPAQERRMDRLLVAAVIEARSCERLSLLAEGLTDPALARFYGELAQSEDGHQSLFFRLAVTAAGGDDTGVRERLEWMLEHEARVLEEVGLRAAIH from the coding sequence ATGAGCAGCCGTCCCACGCCGTCCCGCCGTCCCCTCTCCGGAGAGGGCCCCGTCATCCTCCACTCCGCCACGGACCCGCGCTGGCTCCCGTTGGCGCTCGAGCACTTCGACGCGGTGCTGGTGGACCACGCTCACTGCGAGAAGAAGGCCGCCGCCAACGCGCTGTCGCTGCTCCAGGCCTACCCGGACCTGCCCGGCCTGCCCGCGCAGATGGCCCGCCTGGCCCGCGAGGAGAGCGCGCACCTGGCCCGGGTGCTGGAGCTGATGGACGCGCGCGGCCTGACGCTGACGAAGGACTCCGGCGACCCGTACGCGCAGGGCCTCCAGAAGCTGGTGCGCACGCCCGCGCAGGAGCGGCGCATGGACCGGCTGCTCGTCGCGGCCGTCATCGAGGCGCGCTCGTGTGAGCGGCTGTCACTGCTCGCCGAGGGGCTCACGGACCCGGCCCTCGCCCGCTTCTACGGCGAGCTGGCCCAGTCCGAGGACGGCCACCAGTCCCTCTTCTTCCGCCTCGCCGTCACTGCGGCCGGGGGCGATGACACCGGCGTGCGCGAGCGGCTGGAGTGGATGCTGGAGCACGAAGCGCGGGTGCTGGAAGAGGTCGGCCTTCGCGCCGCCATCCACTGA
- a CDS encoding GNAT family N-acetyltransferase — MPVSVEQLGPQDADALRALLSKDPVHNLYLLGLLEEFGIAARGRVPFAFYGRFDDQQLTAAVFVGGDGGLVVPSASDASATSVIADALASTLRLRATVGDKSSVDALLRSLSPGKPRLSRTQRLFAVSADDLGPFTNPLLRLAREEDLPKLVPLAQGYVREALERDPLSEDPLGYEARVIQRVRQRRTYVLEENNALVLKLDIGSRSQYGAELEGLYTLPSERGKGHATLCLGQISRHLLSSLPRLTMRIDERDESTARIARKVGYLAGRTWRMVLVE; from the coding sequence ATGCCCGTCTCCGTTGAACAGCTTGGCCCTCAGGACGCGGATGCCCTGCGGGCACTGCTTTCCAAGGACCCGGTCCACAACCTCTACCTGCTGGGGTTGCTGGAGGAGTTCGGCATCGCCGCGCGAGGCCGGGTGCCTTTCGCCTTCTACGGCCGCTTCGACGACCAGCAGCTCACCGCCGCGGTGTTCGTGGGCGGAGACGGCGGCCTCGTCGTGCCCAGCGCCAGCGACGCCAGCGCCACCAGCGTCATCGCGGACGCGCTCGCGTCGACGCTGCGCCTGCGGGCCACGGTGGGCGACAAGTCCTCGGTGGACGCGCTCCTGCGCAGCCTGTCCCCCGGCAAGCCCCGACTGTCGCGCACGCAGCGGCTGTTCGCCGTGTCCGCGGATGACCTGGGCCCCTTCACCAACCCGCTCCTGAGGCTGGCGCGCGAGGAGGACCTGCCCAAGCTGGTGCCCCTGGCGCAGGGCTATGTGCGCGAGGCGCTGGAGCGAGACCCGCTGTCGGAGGACCCGCTCGGCTACGAGGCGCGTGTCATCCAGCGCGTGCGCCAGCGCCGCACGTACGTGCTGGAGGAGAACAACGCGCTGGTGCTCAAGCTCGACATCGGCAGCCGCTCCCAGTACGGCGCGGAGCTGGAGGGCCTCTACACGCTGCCCTCCGAGCGCGGGAAGGGCCACGCCACGCTGTGCCTGGGGCAGATCTCCCGGCACCTGCTGTCCTCGCTGCCCCGGCTGACGATGCGAATCGACGAGCGGGACGAGAGCACCGCGCGCATCGCCCGCAAGGTCGGTTACCTGGCGGGCCGTACGTGGCGGATGGTGCTGGTGGAGTAG
- a CDS encoding AgmX/PglI C-terminal domain-containing protein: protein MPRRPLIRWVAIPLFCLGLLLLIAAVSWWFTRTSEPLVEAEPPHEAPSPPDRPSAPVVPPPAFPSPLSAVPVPPDPDRPEARRIVPSVEPLIEAYEGDFRPEDVRAAIQAVTPLVQQCFEDAAQRNRGLQSVKLRFNVESRGGGRGQMNRGEVLVSTIPDPMVQACVVDSLLDIDFPTPSRGGRAQVVYPFVFGEPGETGR, encoded by the coding sequence ATGCCACGACGTCCTCTCATCCGCTGGGTCGCCATTCCCCTGTTCTGCCTGGGCCTGCTGCTGCTCATCGCGGCCGTGTCCTGGTGGTTCACCCGGACGAGCGAGCCGCTCGTCGAGGCCGAGCCCCCGCACGAGGCCCCCTCCCCGCCGGACCGCCCCAGCGCCCCCGTGGTGCCGCCCCCCGCCTTCCCCTCGCCCCTGTCCGCCGTCCCCGTCCCGCCGGACCCCGACAGACCCGAAGCCCGCCGCATCGTCCCGTCCGTCGAGCCCCTCATCGAGGCCTATGAGGGCGACTTCCGCCCGGAGGACGTCCGCGCCGCCATCCAGGCCGTCACTCCGCTCGTGCAGCAATGTTTCGAGGACGCGGCACAGCGCAACCGGGGGCTACAATCCGTGAAGCTGCGCTTCAACGTGGAGTCACGGGGCGGCGGCAGGGGCCAGATGAACCGGGGCGAGGTGCTGGTGAGCACCATCCCGGACCCGATGGTCCAGGCCTGTGTCGTGGATTCCCTCTTGGATATCGACTTCCCCACGCCGTCACGGGGGGGCCGGGCCCAGGTGGTCTATCCCTTCGTGTTCGGTGAACCGGGGGAGACTGGCCGGTGA
- a CDS encoding patatin-like phospholipase family protein: MNPSRTYLLCLAAMAALSSGCFLRTGYVLEALNAPSEPKTPPLPISVRERVARLTRSHLMDAYADPAAVARWMSAMGSAPQPVVEQLECLRANAGGSNATCYDSFLKKTLGGGTWGLPAAPSTVDASAPTAAEVDAQRFLANALGIASSLVALGDSLSDPLNPHHVTQGLREGAESTAQYISARRWSRKLGRPSNAVVLSGGGANGAFSAGAMWRLLGILESCRGKAAPEGCGDARIDLAAGTSTGALISTLVDLFHTPGQEQKARDVLIDNYTCSVESDLYCVNSTWVWRIASDLKGLVRFDGIQDKLRAAVVPAQLTNGTELVAVSVDFNTGDVHGISDQDPATFPPTATDAQKVDGLINAVLASIVEPVLAEPVPWVPSREGKLEGTFLDGGVRSGLPLLQAVQRGAERVLILSTRGLQTEPSPPPENAVSTLMRTIDLFVAQPFVGEVQQAELAAVGRRFAEYNVCTLRLAQVEDASAVPAYCQRTGQGFVPVEPKSLRAATSMWMGPAHFAQVASSWRAAWMFRPESALATASGYSFSPKVMRPLFKDGVKTLQQRCSEVLRLFEIHGTLAQEECARSVDEVVQEAESLFAPEGQCTGGKPSQRSCD, from the coding sequence GTGAATCCAAGCCGTACCTACCTGCTGTGCCTCGCGGCGATGGCCGCGCTGTCTAGCGGCTGCTTCCTGCGCACCGGCTATGTGCTGGAGGCCCTCAACGCGCCCTCCGAGCCCAAGACTCCGCCGCTGCCCATCTCCGTGCGCGAGCGCGTGGCGCGGCTGACGCGCTCACACCTCATGGACGCCTACGCCGACCCCGCCGCGGTGGCGCGGTGGATGTCCGCGATGGGCAGCGCGCCCCAGCCCGTCGTCGAGCAACTGGAGTGTCTCCGCGCGAACGCCGGAGGCAGCAACGCGACCTGTTACGACAGCTTCCTGAAGAAGACCCTGGGCGGCGGGACGTGGGGACTGCCCGCCGCGCCGAGCACCGTCGACGCGAGCGCCCCCACCGCCGCGGAGGTCGACGCGCAGCGCTTCCTGGCCAACGCGCTGGGCATCGCCTCGTCGCTCGTGGCGCTGGGGGACTCGCTGTCGGACCCGCTCAATCCCCATCACGTCACGCAGGGCCTGCGCGAGGGCGCCGAGTCCACCGCGCAGTACATCAGCGCCCGCCGCTGGAGCCGCAAGCTGGGGCGCCCGTCCAACGCGGTGGTGCTCAGCGGCGGCGGCGCCAATGGGGCCTTCAGCGCCGGCGCCATGTGGCGGCTCTTGGGCATCCTGGAGTCGTGCCGAGGCAAGGCCGCGCCAGAGGGCTGCGGTGACGCGCGCATCGACCTGGCGGCGGGCACCAGCACCGGCGCGCTCATCAGCACGCTCGTGGACCTGTTCCACACGCCCGGCCAGGAGCAGAAGGCGCGCGACGTGCTCATCGACAACTACACCTGCTCGGTGGAGTCGGACCTCTACTGCGTCAACTCGACGTGGGTGTGGAGGATTGCCTCGGACCTGAAGGGCCTGGTCCGCTTCGACGGCATCCAGGACAAGCTGCGCGCCGCCGTCGTCCCCGCGCAGCTCACCAACGGCACGGAACTGGTGGCCGTCTCCGTGGACTTCAACACCGGCGACGTCCACGGCATCAGCGACCAGGACCCCGCCACCTTCCCGCCCACCGCGACCGACGCGCAGAAGGTGGACGGCCTCATCAACGCGGTGCTGGCCTCCATCGTCGAGCCCGTGCTCGCGGAGCCCGTGCCCTGGGTGCCGTCGCGCGAGGGGAAGCTCGAGGGCACCTTCCTGGATGGCGGCGTGCGCTCCGGCCTGCCGCTGCTGCAAGCCGTCCAGCGCGGCGCCGAGCGCGTGCTCATCCTCTCCACGCGGGGACTGCAGACGGAGCCCTCGCCGCCCCCGGAGAACGCCGTCAGCACGCTGATGCGCACCATCGACCTGTTCGTCGCCCAGCCCTTCGTCGGCGAGGTGCAGCAGGCGGAGCTCGCCGCCGTCGGCCGCCGCTTCGCCGAGTACAACGTCTGCACGCTGCGCCTGGCCCAGGTGGAGGACGCGAGCGCCGTGCCCGCCTACTGCCAGCGCACGGGCCAGGGCTTCGTGCCCGTGGAGCCCAAGTCGCTGCGCGCCGCCACCAGCATGTGGATGGGCCCCGCGCACTTCGCGCAGGTGGCGTCGAGCTGGCGCGCCGCGTGGATGTTCCGCCCGGAGTCCGCGCTCGCGACGGCCAGCGGCTACTCCTTCTCCCCCAAGGTGATGCGCCCGCTCTTCAAGGACGGCGTGAAGACGCTCCAGCAGCGCTGCTCGGAGGTGCTGCGGCTGTTCGAGATCCACGGCACGCTCGCGCAGGAGGAGTGCGCCCGGTCCGTGGACGAGGTCGTCCAGGAGGCCGAGTCCCTCTTCGCCCCCGAAGGCCAGTGCACCGGCGGCAAGCCCTCCCAGCGCTCCTGCGACTGA